From a region of the Brachionichthys hirsutus isolate HB-005 chromosome 9, CSIRO-AGI_Bhir_v1, whole genome shotgun sequence genome:
- the angptl1a gene encoding angiopoietin-related protein 1a: MQGLMWSLCALLSLSLWEESYSRSSREARRTKEPPLHRSKRAPLNNDAKKCSYTFLVPEQRITGPICASTSGPEPDKDRVTRMDIADVRDVLSKQRREIEMLQLVVDADGNLVNEMKLLRKESRNMNSRVTQLYMQLLHEIIRKRDNTLEMAQLENRVLNVTSETMRLASRYKDLEARFATMAGVVNNQSVLISALEEQCLRTLGRSELPVVPPLVQVVPQDLPVNSRFTNEIQRDNNRGFLRGSQMNTPTASPYGIHPPPPQGTLTSDGPYRDCYKVRQAGYTTSGMYLLKTDGSDRLMQAWCEHGLDNGGWTVLQRRKDGSVNFFRNWENYKRGFGNIDGEHWLGLDNIYNLGKQDDYKLMIELEDWTGKKVYAEYSIFHLESESEGYRLRLGTYQGNAGNSFSSHNGKQFTTLDRDKDAFSGNCAHFHKGGWWYNACGQTNLNGVWYSGGIYRSKFQDGIFWADYGGGFYSLKTVRLMIRPID, from the exons ATGCAGGGGCTTATGTGGAGCCTGTGCGCTCTgctttccctctccctctgggAGGAAAGTTACAGCAGGAGCTCCAGGGAAGCCCGAAGGACCAAAGAGCCTCCACTCCACAGAAGTAAAAGAGCCCCCCTCAACAATGATGCCAAAAAATGCTCCTACACCTTTCTCGTTCCAGAGCAGAGAATCACAG GTCCAATCTGTGCCAGCACAAGTGGCCCTGAACCAGACAAGGACAGGGTGACCCGCATGGACATTGCAGACGTACGGGACGTTCTCAGCAAACAGAGGCGTGAGATTGAGATGCTCCAGTTGGTCGTGGACGCCGATGGTAATTTGGTAAATGAGATGAAGCTGCTGCGAAAGGAGAGCAGAAACATGAACTCCAGGGTGACCCAACTATatatgcagctgctgcatgagATCATCAGGAAAAGAGACAACACGCTGGAGATGGCCCAGCTGGAGAACAGAGTCCTCAACGTGACCTCGGAGACGATGCGACTGGCTTCACGGTACAAGGACCTGGAGGCTCGCTTTGCCACAATGGCTGGGGTGGTCAATAACCAGTCCGTTCTCATCTCTGCCCTGGAGGAGCAGTGTCTGAGAACGCTGGGACGCAGCGAGCTTCCTGTCGTCCCCCCACTGGTACAGGTGGTGCCGCAGGATTTGCCGGTCAACAGTCGCTTCACCAATGAGATACAAAGGGACAATAACAGGGGATTTTTAAGAGGCTCCCAGATGAACACCCCCACTGCAAGCCCATATGGAATTCATCCTCCTCCACCACAGGGAACACTGACATCAGATG GTCCCTACAGGGACTGTTATAAAGTGCGGCAGGCAGGATACACCACGAGTGGCATGTACCTGCTGAAGACAGACGGCAGCGACCGCTTGATGCAAGCCTGGTGTGAACACGGCCTTGACAATGGAGGATGGACAGTTTTGCAAAGGAGGAAAGATGGCTCCGTTAACTTCTTCCGGAACTGGGAGAATTACAAG AGAGGATTTGGAAACATAGATGGGGAACACTGGCTTGGGCTGGACAACATCTACAATCTGGGGAAGCAAGACGACTATAAGCTGATGATAGAGCTGGAGGACTGGACAGGAAAGAAGGTGTATGCCGAGTACAGCATCTTCCACTTGGAGTCGGAGAGCGAGGGGTATCGACTCAGGCTCGGCACCTACCAGGGCAACGCCGGGAACTCCTTCAGCAGCCACAACGGCAAACAATTCACCACACTCGACCGTGACAAGGACGCGTTTTCAG GTAACTGTGCCCACTTTCATAAGGGTGGCTGGTGGTACAACGCTTGTGGACAGACCAACTTGAATGGCGTATGGTACAGTGGGGGTATTTATCGCAGCAAATTTCAGGATGGAATCTTCTGGGCAGACTATGGAGGAGGCTTCTACTCCCTCAAGACAGTCCGCCTCATGATCCGACCAATCGACTAA